The Lactobacillus sp. ESL0680 genome has a segment encoding these proteins:
- a CDS encoding C39 family peptidase translates to MEIIYHFHNIQTIIVSRQAAVLTNDDLQISATCEIGQKLSANNLVKDNQQNIYFNTAQGLLSFNDAYFEKLNYFSEFDLFTQLKWGKIKNPRGTNTYSSQHQLLAHRPLASSLQLVGQGEDIFHQTWLMTSNGTWLKRSDVWLDGEPLITRTHDLNQTETIISNPHGSIARDHLGQNLDLIKPDKQLSILAVKEDEFGNEYLQIGPDTFIPTTDCLLHDCPQQLKPQAPQLLITENINQMFWGIQNGCEAAALLMGLHYQGKLKTTDYQTFINEMPLSPDYNPYHGFGGSPYENVTGRFEAIFPPALLAWGQKFTTLRDLNGASEPELIAAIKRGNPVLTYVTTNFTPPDPDTYPWGKTYKNNHAVLLDGFSEDLFHVSDPIDGHYWLTKSAFMQAYNVRQWAIEIM, encoded by the coding sequence ATGGAAATCATTTATCACTTTCATAATATCCAGACAATTATTGTCAGTAGGCAAGCCGCTGTCCTAACTAATGATGATTTACAAATCAGCGCCACCTGTGAAATCGGCCAAAAATTATCGGCTAACAATTTAGTCAAAGATAATCAGCAGAATATTTACTTTAATACTGCACAAGGTTTATTATCATTTAACGATGCATATTTTGAAAAATTAAACTACTTTAGTGAATTTGACCTTTTTACCCAACTTAAATGGGGGAAAATCAAAAACCCGCGTGGCACGAATACCTATTCTAGCCAGCACCAATTGCTCGCACATCGGCCCTTGGCAAGCAGCCTGCAACTTGTCGGTCAAGGAGAAGACATATTTCACCAAACTTGGTTAATGACTTCCAATGGCACTTGGCTCAAAAGAAGTGATGTTTGGCTTGATGGCGAGCCGCTAATTACGCGGACTCATGATCTAAACCAAACAGAAACCATAATTAGCAATCCTCATGGTTCAATTGCCCGCGATCATTTAGGGCAAAACTTAGACTTAATTAAGCCTGACAAGCAGCTGTCGATTTTGGCAGTCAAAGAAGACGAGTTTGGTAATGAATACCTGCAGATTGGACCCGACACTTTTATTCCAACAACAGACTGCCTCCTGCACGATTGCCCCCAGCAATTAAAGCCGCAAGCACCGCAGCTGCTTATTACCGAAAATATTAACCAAATGTTTTGGGGAATTCAAAACGGCTGCGAGGCCGCAGCTTTACTAATGGGTCTGCATTATCAAGGTAAACTGAAAACAACGGATTACCAAACTTTCATTAATGAGATGCCGCTATCCCCAGACTATAATCCATATCACGGCTTTGGCGGCTCACCTTATGAGAACGTAACTGGACGTTTTGAGGCGATTTTTCCGCCAGCGCTATTAGCTTGGGGACAAAAATTCACAACTTTGCGTGACTTAAATGGCGCAAGTGAACCTGAGCTGATTGCCGCCATCAAGCGCGGCAATCCAGTTCTAACTTATGTCACCACCAATTTTACCCCGCCAGACCCGGACACTTATCCGTGGGGCAAAACTTACAAAAATAATCACGCCGTCTTATTAGATGGCTTCAGTGAAGATTTGTTCCATGTTTCCGACCCAATTGACGGCCATTATTGGTTGACAAAATCTGCTTTTATGCAAGCATATAATGTTAGACAATGGGCAATAGAAATCATGTAG
- a CDS encoding P1 family peptidase, translating to MGLNKPLLNALSDAKRGPKNLITDVAGITVGHKTVKTDRLNTGVTAIKPCQDNIFREKMPAAVQVINGFGKSTGLVQVEELGTIETPLVLTNTLSVGTGCTALVKRMLAENPEIGTTTGSVNPIVMECNDSNINHIRDLGVTEDDVNDAFAAADTTFEEGPVGGGTGMCCYDLKGGIGSASRQVEIDGKTFTMGALVMSNFGFGEDLNIYGEHIGKKIAQMKKDKEKGSIITIIATDIPFNSRQLKRIARRSSVGITRSGSFAGNGSGEITLAFSTANRVSHFPENELSTIQAITDDKIDRYFRITVDIVNEAILSSLAHGKTFINCNGKPVYGLPDALNELGNDPDAIKLKEQLGL from the coding sequence ATGGGACTTAACAAACCACTTTTAAACGCACTAAGCGATGCCAAGAGAGGACCAAAAAATTTAATTACCGATGTTGCCGGAATTACTGTCGGACACAAGACAGTCAAGACTGACCGTTTAAACACTGGGGTTACGGCAATCAAGCCTTGCCAAGACAATATTTTTAGAGAAAAAATGCCCGCTGCAGTTCAAGTAATTAACGGCTTCGGCAAAAGTACCGGTCTAGTTCAAGTTGAAGAACTTGGTACTATTGAAACGCCGCTGGTTTTAACCAACACACTAAGTGTCGGTACTGGTTGCACTGCCTTAGTTAAGCGCATGCTTGCTGAAAATCCGGAAATCGGGACTACAACCGGTAGTGTCAATCCGATTGTCATGGAATGTAATGATAGCAACATCAACCATATTCGTGATTTGGGCGTTACAGAAGATGACGTTAACGATGCTTTTGCGGCAGCTGACACTACTTTTGAAGAAGGACCCGTTGGCGGCGGTACTGGTATGTGCTGTTACGACCTCAAAGGTGGTATCGGCTCTGCTTCACGGCAAGTTGAGATCGACGGCAAAACCTTCACAATGGGCGCACTGGTAATGTCCAACTTTGGCTTTGGCGAAGATTTAAACATCTATGGTGAACATATTGGTAAAAAGATTGCCCAAATGAAGAAGGACAAGGAAAAAGGCAGTATTATCACAATTATCGCTACTGATATTCCTTTCAATTCACGGCAATTGAAGCGAATTGCACGCCGCTCAAGCGTTGGTATTACTCGCAGTGGTTCCTTCGCTGGTAACGGCAGCGGCGAAATTACCCTTGCCTTTTCAACCGCTAATCGGGTAAGCCACTTCCCAGAAAACGAACTCAGCACAATTCAAGCAATTACTGATGACAAGATTGACCGCTACTTCAGAATTACGGTTGATATCGTTAATGAAGCCATTCTAAGTTCATTAGCCCACGGTAAAACCTTTATCAACTGTAACGGCAAGCCTGTTTACGGTTTGCCAGATGCCTTAAACGAGTTGGGCAATGATCCAGATGCCATTAAGTTAAAGGAACAATTGGGACTTTAA
- a CDS encoding O-acetyl-ADP-ribose deacetylase codes for MLKIEVIKGDITKLKVDAIVNAANETLLGGLGVDGAIHKAAGPELLAECRTLHGCKTGQAKITRGYRLPAKYVIHTVGPIYSGRARDDSFLRACYVSSLDLAKENNLHSIAFPAISTGAYGFPAGRAALIAFQTVKKWLRENEAAKIEVIMCAFDDKTAALYQKQV; via the coding sequence ATGTTAAAAATTGAAGTTATTAAAGGTGACATTACTAAGTTAAAAGTTGATGCAATTGTGAATGCAGCGAACGAGACTTTGCTTGGCGGTTTGGGAGTAGATGGTGCAATTCACAAGGCTGCTGGTCCGGAACTATTGGCTGAATGTCGAACGTTACATGGCTGTAAGACAGGTCAAGCTAAGATAACGCGGGGATACAGATTACCTGCTAAGTATGTCATTCATACTGTTGGGCCAATTTATTCTGGACGAGCAAGAGATGATTCATTTTTGCGGGCATGTTATGTTAGTTCACTTGACCTAGCTAAAGAAAACAACTTGCATAGTATTGCTTTTCCTGCAATTTCAACGGGAGCGTATGGTTTCCCGGCTGGTCGAGCAGCCCTAATTGCTTTCCAAACGGTTAAAAAATGGCTGCGAGAAAATGAAGCGGCTAAAATAGAAGTAATAATGTGTGCGTTTGATGATAAAACGGCAGCACTTTATCAAAAACAGGTATAA
- a CDS encoding tyrosine-protein phosphatase, whose amino-acid sequence MAHKRIVAFDGPLNFRDVGGYQTENGQTVKWNKIYRSDSLSSLTPHDQQKLADLHVTVDCDLRSAYEKETSPDKSWFKREFVDVPVYSEDIADQQNDRKVYRFLHHIPDMKDNFIGRIYQQTLLSPHSQDIFTRIFAQLLELPEDEALVYHCSAGKDRTGMVSALILMALGVDDDTIARDYLLTNELYDFAISRQLPSNDDISKMVAKMNVTKGEGIAIRGITETIRGGWGDFANFFQKQLGFTADDLMQLRRMYLE is encoded by the coding sequence ATGGCACACAAGCGAATTGTGGCCTTTGATGGGCCATTAAATTTTAGGGATGTTGGCGGTTATCAAACCGAGAATGGTCAGACAGTTAAATGGAATAAAATTTATCGCTCGGATTCATTAAGTTCACTTACGCCTCATGACCAACAAAAACTGGCGGATCTGCACGTTACAGTTGATTGTGATTTGCGTTCAGCGTATGAAAAAGAGACTTCTCCTGATAAGTCATGGTTTAAGCGCGAATTTGTCGATGTTCCCGTTTATTCTGAAGATATTGCGGATCAGCAAAATGACCGTAAGGTGTATCGTTTTTTGCATCATATTCCAGATATGAAGGATAACTTTATTGGGCGGATATACCAGCAGACACTTCTTAGTCCCCATAGTCAGGACATTTTTACCCGAATTTTTGCACAATTACTGGAATTACCAGAAGATGAGGCACTTGTCTATCATTGTAGTGCCGGTAAGGATAGGACGGGGATGGTGTCTGCTTTGATTTTAATGGCGTTGGGCGTTGATGACGACACAATTGCCCGTGATTATTTGTTAACTAATGAGTTATATGATTTCGCTATTTCGCGGCAGTTGCCGAGTAATGACGATATTTCTAAAATGGTTGCTAAGATGAATGTTACTAAAGGTGAAGGAATTGCCATTCGCGGCATTACGGAAACCATTCGCGGCGGCTGGGGCGACTTTGCCAATTTCTTTCAAAAACAGTTGGGTTTTACTGCAGATGATTTGATGCAATTAAGGCGGATGTATTTAGAATAA
- the glpK gene encoding glycerol kinase GlpK, giving the protein MLKKYVMAIDEGTTSTRAMIIDHQGKKVASSQKEFPQYFPQPGWVEHKAEEIWHAVQTTIANAIINSGLRPDQIAGIGITNQRETTVIWDKKTGKPIYNAIVWQSRQTTALAEELKKAGYSDMIHKKTGLIIDPYFSATKIRWILDHVEGAQEKAENGDLLFGTIDSWLLWKLTDGEVHVTDYTNASRTMLFNIHDLKWDDDILKLLNIPKKMLPEVKSNSEVYGYTKSYTFFGGKVPICGMAGDQQAALVGQLALKKGMVKNTYGTGSFIVMNTGEEPTESDNNLLTTIAYGINGKISYALEGSVFVSGSAVQWLRDSMKMIKSAEESETAARASKSKNEVYVVPAFTGLGAPYWDSEARGSVFGVTRGTDKNDFIKATLQSLAYQTRDVVDTMQIDSGIDIPTLRVDGGASNNDYLLQFQADILGIKIDRSKTLETTAMGAAFLAGLAVGYWKDVDELKNIFVVGKTFDAQMPKEERDHLYAGWKRAVKATQVYAHGE; this is encoded by the coding sequence ATGTTAAAAAAGTACGTTATGGCGATTGACGAGGGTACGACTTCAACCCGGGCAATGATTATTGACCATCAAGGCAAGAAAGTTGCGTCATCGCAAAAAGAATTCCCCCAATATTTTCCTCAACCAGGTTGGGTTGAACACAAGGCTGAAGAAATTTGGCATGCTGTACAGACGACAATTGCTAATGCAATTATTAATTCGGGTTTGCGCCCAGACCAGATTGCCGGCATCGGGATTACTAACCAAAGAGAAACAACAGTTATCTGGGATAAGAAGACGGGTAAGCCAATTTATAATGCGATTGTGTGGCAGTCGCGGCAGACAACTGCTCTAGCTGAAGAACTGAAAAAAGCCGGCTACAGTGACATGATTCATAAAAAGACCGGTTTGATTATTGACCCGTACTTTAGTGCAACAAAAATCCGCTGGATTTTGGATCACGTTGAAGGTGCTCAGGAGAAGGCTGAAAACGGCGACTTACTGTTTGGGACGATTGATTCATGGCTATTATGGAAGTTAACTGATGGTGAGGTTCATGTGACCGACTATACCAACGCTTCAAGAACCATGCTTTTTAACATCCACGATTTAAAGTGGGATGATGATATTCTTAAGTTATTGAATATTCCTAAGAAAATGTTACCGGAAGTTAAGTCAAATTCGGAAGTTTATGGTTATACCAAGTCTTACACCTTTTTTGGTGGTAAAGTCCCGATTTGCGGGATGGCCGGGGACCAACAAGCAGCACTTGTAGGTCAACTTGCGCTAAAGAAGGGCATGGTTAAGAATACTTATGGTACTGGTTCATTTATCGTGATGAATACGGGCGAAGAACCAACTGAGTCTGATAATAACCTGTTGACCACGATTGCTTATGGAATTAACGGTAAGATTTCTTATGCACTTGAAGGTTCTGTCTTTGTTTCTGGGAGTGCGGTTCAATGGCTGCGCGATTCGATGAAAATGATTAAGTCGGCGGAAGAATCGGAAACAGCAGCACGCGCGTCTAAGTCAAAAAATGAAGTATATGTAGTACCAGCATTTACGGGTTTAGGTGCACCATATTGGGATTCTGAAGCTCGGGGTTCAGTCTTTGGCGTTACACGTGGAACAGACAAGAATGACTTTATTAAGGCAACACTGCAGTCACTTGCTTACCAAACTCGAGACGTTGTTGACACAATGCAGATTGATTCTGGAATTGATATTCCAACGTTGCGCGTTGATGGTGGTGCCTCAAACAATGATTATCTGTTACAATTTCAAGCTGATATTTTAGGAATTAAGATTGATCGCTCAAAAACGCTTGAGACAACGGCAATGGGGGCTGCCTTTTTGGCTGGTCTTGCAGTTGGCTATTGGAAAGATGTTGATGAACTGAAAAACATTTTTGTTGTCGGTAAGACTTTTGATGCACAAATGCCTAAGGAAGAACGCGACCATTTGTATGCTGGCTGGAAGCGTGCGGTTAAGGCAACCCAAGTTTATGCTCATGGCGAATAG
- the thiD gene encoding bifunctional hydroxymethylpyrimidine kinase/phosphomethylpyrimidine kinase has protein sequence MNKEIIALTIAGNDSDGSAGMTADLHSFYARKVYGMGLLTAAVAGNTTGIYAQEVMPLPFIQKQFDVLNEDFKIDALKTGMLANKEVINCVATNLRKYDMGKIVLDPVIMTKHGNTLLDDDAYQAFLDELLPLADIITPNFYEQQKLTGLALTTKEEIKQGARKLQEMGAKNVLMKGRHDNNEQSAVTDILLTADGNFYEFTKPFIDTDRINGTGDTLSAVIAAELAKGKSIIDSVKIAKDFTYEAIAHPIAVGSKYGPINHFAAQQDVK, from the coding sequence ATGAACAAAGAAATTATCGCTCTGACAATTGCTGGCAATGATAGCGACGGCAGTGCAGGTATGACAGCTGACTTACACTCCTTTTATGCACGAAAAGTATATGGTATGGGCCTGCTCACTGCAGCCGTTGCTGGCAATACCACTGGTATTTATGCTCAAGAAGTCATGCCACTACCCTTCATTCAAAAGCAATTTGATGTTTTAAACGAAGATTTTAAAATTGACGCATTAAAGACTGGCATGCTAGCTAACAAAGAGGTCATTAATTGTGTTGCGACTAATCTGCGCAAATACGACATGGGCAAAATTGTCCTCGACCCCGTTATCATGACCAAACACGGCAATACTTTGCTTGACGATGATGCTTATCAAGCCTTTTTGGACGAATTATTACCACTGGCTGATATCATCACGCCCAATTTTTATGAACAACAAAAGCTAACTGGTCTTGCATTGACTACTAAGGAAGAAATTAAGCAGGGTGCCCGTAAATTACAAGAAATGGGTGCCAAAAATGTCTTAATGAAGGGCCGCCACGATAATAATGAACAGTCAGCAGTGACAGATATCTTATTAACAGCTGACGGCAATTTTTATGAATTTACCAAGCCGTTTATTGATACTGACCGCATTAACGGTACTGGCGATACCTTATCTGCCGTAATTGCCGCTGAACTGGCTAAAGGCAAATCAATTATCGATAGCGTCAAGATTGCCAAAGACTTCACTTATGAAGCAATTGCCCATCCAATTGCTGTGGGTTCTAAATATGGTCCAATCAATCACTTTGCCGCCCAGCAAGACGTGAAATAA
- a CDS encoding cobalamin biosynthesis protein CobQ, protein MADKTIKIAYLYEDLMNTYGDSGDVKIIRYLLKKQNYNTQIDNVSLGDPFNAFDYDFVFFGGGQDFEQTVVAKDLPRHKETLTNYINAGHPMLGVCGGYQLVGTYYKTIGGATIKGLDILPFHTVFKADKRMIGDTHYNTEWGEVKAFENHSGQTYFDDQSLQPLGKMITGYGNNPQDGLEGLHYNNFIGTYSHGPILRNLNVANAIVKMVLDWHQERVTD, encoded by the coding sequence ATGGCAGACAAGACAATTAAAATTGCATACTTATATGAAGATTTAATGAATACCTATGGTGATTCTGGTGACGTTAAAATTATTCGTTACCTATTAAAGAAGCAAAACTATAACACTCAAATTGACAATGTTTCCCTAGGGGACCCATTCAATGCCTTTGATTACGACTTTGTCTTTTTTGGTGGTGGACAAGACTTCGAGCAAACCGTTGTTGCTAAAGACTTGCCGCGGCATAAAGAAACATTAACTAATTACATTAATGCTGGTCACCCAATGCTTGGCGTTTGCGGTGGTTACCAGCTTGTTGGTACTTACTACAAAACAATTGGTGGTGCCACAATTAAAGGATTGGACATTTTGCCATTTCACACCGTCTTTAAAGCAGACAAGCGCATGATTGGCGATACTCACTACAATACCGAATGGGGTGAAGTTAAGGCCTTTGAAAACCATTCAGGTCAAACTTATTTTGATGACCAAAGTTTGCAGCCATTGGGCAAAATGATTACTGGTTATGGTAACAATCCTCAAGATGGACTTGAGGGTTTGCATTACAACAACTTTATTGGGACTTACTCTCACGGACCAATTTTGCGCAACTTGAACGTCGCCAATGCCATTGTCAAGATGGTTCTTGATTGGCACCAAGAACGTGTAACTGACTAA
- a CDS encoding thiamine pyrophosphate-dependent enzyme gives MTKMMAGQALAKVLEKWNIDHVYGITADSINNTVDGLYQERDQIKYIQVRHEEVGALAAAADAKLTGKIGVAFGSAGPGSVHMLNGLYDAKMDHVPVLALVGQTSTAFMNTNFFQELNQDPIYADVAQFHKLAANAEQIPSLIDEAIRSAYATKSVSVVVLPDDLSGQEIEYVATKTAALSTTNNEILAKDADVLAVSDAIKNAKKPVMWLGQGARGSRDAAVLVADKFGLPVLTTAPAADVFPTNHPNYMGARGRLGTKPAFDVSQDSDLILYVGTNYPFARFLPNDKTIIQVNNNLADLGKQYDADITVLADAKDFLAKLAAVDYQAEPTAFLKAAQQDRALWVNWLEKLAADDHDGLRAESVIQAIKDNSAKDAVFGLDVGNNTEWALRQLPFDHEQKYAMSAWYGTMGFGLPAGLAAKLSFADRQVWTISGDGGYVMVMPDLLTEVKYHLPVVNVVLENKSFGFIGHEKLQAGQAPYGIDLVGADWAKAAESMGAIGLTATNLAELKEAMAKIKQLQASGNELPIVLDAKILDIDPIDTNVVMTDENVFGAEAVADYRKTYELDAADQPTFSELLADASK, from the coding sequence ATGACAAAGATGATGGCAGGTCAAGCACTTGCAAAAGTATTAGAGAAGTGGAATATTGACCATGTTTACGGCATTACTGCTGATTCAATTAATAATACAGTTGATGGCTTATACCAAGAACGTGACCAAATTAAGTATATTCAAGTACGTCATGAGGAAGTTGGAGCTTTGGCAGCAGCAGCTGATGCTAAGCTAACTGGTAAGATTGGGGTTGCCTTTGGTTCAGCTGGCCCTGGATCAGTCCATATGCTAAACGGTCTTTACGATGCCAAGATGGATCATGTGCCAGTATTAGCCTTAGTTGGTCAGACTTCTACAGCTTTTATGAATACTAATTTCTTCCAAGAATTAAATCAGGATCCAATTTACGCAGATGTTGCTCAATTTCATAAATTAGCTGCTAATGCGGAACAAATTCCTAGTTTAATTGATGAGGCAATCCGGTCAGCTTATGCAACTAAGTCAGTATCAGTTGTTGTGTTGCCTGATGACCTTTCAGGACAAGAAATTGAGTACGTAGCAACCAAGACAGCTGCTCTAAGTACAACTAATAATGAAATTTTAGCAAAGGATGCTGATGTATTAGCTGTTTCTGACGCAATTAAGAATGCCAAGAAGCCAGTGATGTGGCTTGGTCAAGGTGCGCGCGGCAGTCGTGATGCCGCAGTTCTAGTTGCTGATAAGTTTGGCTTACCAGTCTTGACTACTGCACCAGCTGCAGATGTCTTTCCGACTAATCACCCTAACTACATGGGTGCGCGTGGACGTTTGGGAACTAAGCCTGCCTTTGATGTTTCTCAAGACAGCGACCTGATTTTGTATGTTGGTACTAATTATCCGTTTGCGCGCTTTTTGCCAAATGACAAGACAATTATTCAGGTTAACAACAATTTGGCTGATTTGGGTAAGCAATATGATGCTGATATTACTGTTTTGGCTGATGCGAAGGACTTTTTGGCAAAATTAGCCGCAGTAGATTATCAAGCAGAACCAACTGCATTTTTAAAGGCAGCCCAACAAGACCGCGCTTTGTGGGTAAACTGGCTTGAAAAGCTTGCGGCTGACGACCATGATGGCTTGCGTGCTGAAAGTGTAATTCAAGCAATTAAGGATAACTCAGCAAAGGATGCTGTCTTTGGTCTTGATGTTGGTAATAACACAGAGTGGGCTTTACGGCAATTGCCATTCGATCATGAGCAAAAATACGCAATGTCTGCTTGGTACGGTACGATGGGCTTTGGTCTGCCAGCAGGTCTTGCAGCTAAGTTATCATTTGCTGACCGCCAAGTTTGGACAATTTCTGGTGATGGTGGCTACGTAATGGTAATGCCGGACTTGTTAACGGAAGTTAAGTATCACTTGCCTGTAGTTAACGTGGTTTTGGAGAACAAGTCATTTGGTTTTATCGGCCATGAAAAGTTGCAGGCAGGTCAGGCACCTTATGGTATTGACTTAGTTGGAGCAGATTGGGCCAAGGCAGCTGAGAGTATGGGTGCAATTGGTTTAACTGCCACTAATTTAGCGGAATTAAAAGAGGCAATGGCTAAGATTAAGCAGCTGCAAGCTAGCGGCAATGAGTTGCCAATTGTTTTGGATGCTAAGATTTTAGATATTGATCCAATTGATACTAACGTTGTGATGACTGATGAAAATGTGTTTGGCGCAGAAGCTGTAGCTGATTACCGTAAGACTTACGAGTTAGATGCAGCAGACCAACCAACATTTAGTGAATTGTTGGCTGATGCAAGCAAGTAA
- the cas6e gene encoding type I-E CRISPR-associated protein Cas6/Cse3/CasE, whose protein sequence is MYLSRVEIDVNNWPKAKELTQLSAFHNWVEQSFPDEVESEDQEPHLWRIDRLMDKEYLIIVSQTKPDSSSLLEYGVSGTVDIEDYDEFLSKIKSDQVMQFRLAADPSFKSRDGKVEPAVTVKDQVRWLLEQAEKNGFQVKIPELQIISRDWPIAFHQDSQRVRLSSVKFEGKLVVKNVNLFKRALTNGVGLEKTFGMGLMTVIPQAE, encoded by the coding sequence GTGTATCTATCAAGAGTTGAAATTGATGTTAACAATTGGCCGAAAGCTAAGGAATTAACGCAACTTTCTGCGTTTCACAATTGGGTAGAACAGAGTTTTCCTGATGAGGTCGAATCTGAGGATCAAGAGCCCCATTTATGGCGAATTGATCGTCTAATGGATAAAGAATATCTGATAATTGTTAGTCAAACTAAGCCAGATTCTAGTAGTCTTCTAGAGTATGGTGTCTCGGGTACTGTTGATATCGAAGATTATGACGAATTTTTAAGTAAAATTAAGTCAGATCAAGTCATGCAATTTAGGTTAGCTGCTGATCCATCATTTAAGTCAAGAGATGGTAAAGTAGAGCCTGCTGTTACTGTAAAAGATCAAGTACGGTGGCTGCTCGAACAAGCAGAGAAGAATGGCTTTCAAGTAAAAATTCCGGAATTACAGATTATTAGTCGTGATTGGCCAATAGCATTTCATCAAGATAGTCAAAGAGTGCGGCTCAGTAGTGTGAAGTTTGAGGGTAAGTTAGTTGTAAAAAATGTTAACTTATTTAAACGAGCTTTAACTAATGGTGTCGGACTGGAGAAGACTTTCGGTATGGGTCTCATGACAGTTATTCCTCAAGCTGAATAG
- the cas7e gene encoding type I-E CRISPR-associated protein Cas7/Cse4/CasC, producing MSNTNLYLDLNILQKVPSSNINQDGTGAPKTAYYGGVTRARVSAQSWQKAVRDFFKAENSAVGTKTKEIAELLAHELSALDGSLDEKAAMDKAIATLGAAGLKFNRDSDSGKILTSTFLTVSPVQLEKLAQYALTHDNLTDQTAKNDVTRILESDNSLDLALFGRMVPDNSVLNVNAAAQMANAISTHEIKPEYDYFTAIEDSHPEDSSNVDMLGAVEYNAAILYRYANVSVGTLANNLNNEDIVKNIVAFVKAFILSMPTSSQMTFANKTLPNYIMITLREDTPINLASAFEEPIPSKKDCIARSIKKLEDEYVVTKRFVEEPLMNVILTNHPSKFNNQAENLSKLLDRVTEALTKAMQD from the coding sequence ATGAGTAATACAAATTTATATCTCGATCTGAACATCTTACAGAAAGTACCATCTTCTAACATTAACCAAGATGGTACAGGTGCACCTAAAACCGCATATTACGGCGGCGTTACGCGTGCACGTGTTTCTGCACAAAGCTGGCAAAAGGCTGTACGTGATTTCTTTAAAGCAGAAAATTCTGCAGTTGGTACAAAAACAAAAGAAATTGCAGAACTTTTAGCTCATGAATTGTCAGCTTTAGACGGTTCTTTAGACGAAAAAGCTGCAATGGACAAGGCTATTGCTACTTTGGGTGCAGCTGGGCTCAAATTTAACCGGGATTCTGATAGCGGCAAGATTTTAACGTCTACTTTTTTGACAGTTAGTCCTGTTCAATTAGAAAAATTGGCGCAATATGCTTTGACTCATGATAATTTGACCGATCAAACTGCCAAGAATGACGTTACGCGCATTTTGGAATCTGATAATTCTCTTGATTTGGCATTATTTGGTCGGATGGTTCCAGATAATTCTGTACTTAATGTTAATGCAGCAGCTCAAATGGCAAACGCAATTTCAACTCATGAAATCAAACCAGAATACGATTACTTTACTGCAATTGAAGATTCACACCCAGAAGACTCAAGCAATGTTGATATGCTAGGTGCAGTTGAATATAATGCAGCAATTTTATATCGTTATGCAAATGTTAGTGTTGGTACTTTAGCTAACAACCTTAACAATGAAGATATTGTTAAGAACATTGTTGCTTTTGTTAAGGCCTTCATTCTTTCAATGCCAACTAGTTCGCAAATGACATTTGCTAACAAGACTTTGCCGAATTACATCATGATTACTTTGCGGGAAGATACACCAATCAACTTGGCTTCTGCGTTTGAAGAACCAATTCCTTCTAAGAAGGACTGTATTGCGAGATCAATTAAGAAGTTGGAAGACGAATATGTTGTAACTAAGAGATTCGTTGAAGAACCTTTGATGAATGTAATTCTTACTAATCATCCTTCAAAATTCAACAACCAAGCTGAAAATCTATCAAAATTGCTGGATAGGGTTACTGAAGCCTTAACAAAGGCAATGCAAGATTAA